A stretch of Geomonas oryzisoli DNA encodes these proteins:
- a CDS encoding flagellar FlbD family protein, which yields MIKVTTRDGSEMYLNPDLIELITETPDTHITLSNGNRYLVLEPARVVISRIVNFKAHLFRQASSSVARRYLRKRDAESYHPNCRI from the coding sequence ATGATCAAGGTGACAACACGAGACGGCTCCGAGATGTATCTGAACCCGGACCTGATAGAGCTCATCACGGAGACCCCGGACACGCACATCACCCTGTCCAACGGCAACCGGTACCTGGTGCTGGAGCCGGCACGGGTGGTGATCAGCCGGATCGTGAACTTCAAGGCACACCTGTTCCGGCAGGCGTCCTCCAGCGTGGCCCGGCGCTACCTGCGCAAAAGGGATGCGGAGAGCTACCACCCCAACTGCAGGATCTAA
- a CDS encoding flagellar motor protein, producing the protein MDLSTIIGIVLGLFAVFGGAALEGLHMSALIQPTAAMIVLGGTAAATIVSFPLPILMAAVKDLKKVFMPPKEDPEAVIKNIINYAAKARRNGLISLEQEAQTVKDSFTKKGISLVVDGIDPQKLRETMEIELTSFESHGKHSAEVFESAGGFAPTIGIIGAVLGLIHVMSNLSDPSKLGGGIAVAFVATIYGLMTANIFCIPFGTKLKIRLKEELLQKEMVIEGLIAIQNGENPHFIEQKLRAYLHDGGEKKGK; encoded by the coding sequence ATGGATTTATCGACCATAATCGGAATCGTCCTGGGGCTCTTCGCCGTGTTCGGCGGCGCGGCCCTGGAAGGCCTGCACATGTCGGCGCTGATACAGCCGACGGCGGCCATGATCGTGCTCGGCGGCACCGCGGCGGCGACCATCGTCAGCTTCCCGCTGCCGATCCTGATGGCCGCGGTGAAGGACCTGAAGAAGGTCTTCATGCCCCCCAAGGAAGACCCCGAGGCGGTGATCAAGAACATCATCAACTACGCCGCCAAGGCTCGCAGAAACGGCCTGATCTCCCTGGAGCAGGAAGCGCAGACGGTCAAGGATTCCTTCACCAAGAAGGGGATCTCGCTGGTCGTCGACGGCATCGACCCGCAGAAGCTCAGGGAGACCATGGAGATCGAGCTGACCTCCTTCGAGTCCCACGGCAAGCACAGCGCCGAGGTCTTCGAGTCGGCCGGCGGCTTCGCCCCCACCATCGGCATCATCGGCGCCGTGCTCGGCCTGATCCACGTCATGAGCAACCTTTCCGACCCCTCCAAGCTCGGGGGCGGCATCGCCGTCGCCTTCGTCGCCACCATCTACGGCCTGATGACCGCCAACATCTTCTGCATTCCCTTCGGCACAAAGCTGAAGATCCGCCTGAAGGAGGAGCTGCTGCAGAAGGAGATGGTGATCGAGGGGCTGATAGCCATCCAGAACGGCGAGAACCCCCACTTCATCGAGCAGAAGCTCAGGGCGTACCTGCATGACGGTGGAGAGAAGAAGGGGAAGTAA
- a CDS encoding OmpA/MotB family protein, whose amino-acid sequence MAKKKAQHEKEPNHERWLVSYADFITLLFAVFVTLYAMSQTDKKKAEEVLASMRESFGYSTTSAGQKPTVIDAGSMSVIPSIHKITQAPKRMSSTRTRGSEQDFRATKASIEAYLMKAGAQNKVSVSVTQRGLVVSLKEAGFFDSGSATLKQSSLNLLKDVVTSLASFSNAVRVEGHTDNIPISTAAFPSNWELSTSRATNVLQYLTKQEDFDPARISAAGYGEYRPVADNSDEEGRAQNRRVDIVLLSEQSERNEP is encoded by the coding sequence ATGGCTAAGAAAAAGGCCCAGCACGAAAAAGAGCCCAACCACGAGCGCTGGCTGGTATCCTACGCCGACTTCATCACGCTTTTGTTCGCCGTGTTCGTGACGCTCTACGCGATGAGCCAGACCGACAAGAAGAAGGCCGAGGAGGTGCTCGCCTCCATGCGCGAGTCCTTCGGCTACAGCACCACCTCCGCCGGCCAAAAGCCCACCGTCATCGACGCCGGCTCCATGAGCGTCATCCCCTCCATCCACAAGATAACCCAGGCGCCCAAGCGGATGAGCAGCACCAGGACCCGCGGCAGCGAGCAGGACTTCAGGGCCACCAAGGCCTCCATCGAGGCGTACCTGATGAAGGCGGGGGCGCAGAACAAGGTCTCCGTTTCGGTGACCCAGCGCGGCCTGGTGGTGAGTCTGAAGGAAGCGGGGTTCTTCGACAGCGGCAGCGCCACCCTGAAGCAGAGTTCCCTGAACCTCCTGAAGGACGTGGTCACCTCCCTGGCCAGCTTTTCCAACGCGGTCCGGGTGGAGGGACACACCGACAACATTCCCATCAGCACCGCCGCCTTCCCGTCCAACTGGGAGCTCTCCACCTCGCGCGCCACCAACGTGCTGCAGTACCTCACCAAGCAGGAAGACTTCGACCCCGCCCGGATCTCAGCGGCCGGCTACGGCGAGTACCGCCCGGTCGCCGACAACAGCGACGAAGAAGGGCGCGCCCAGAACCGCCGCGTCGACATCGTCCTCCTCTCCGAGCAGAGCGAGCGCAACGAGCCGTAG
- a CDS encoding glycosyltransferase family 4 protein, producing the protein MRVSMPTGSMHGWGIAGTYLQREIAKLPPVPGVTLHCMSQNLAPLNPEAWDSINIGYCFFENSIEVLNFTRAAGRQWDFIVAGSKWCEYLLRIGGVKNCTTILQGVDPERFYPLPMPPDDRFVVFSGGKFELRKGQDIVIAAMKVMMQRHRDVYLSCSWANQWPFSLLTMENSPFITYRHDEADFLSVPGRCALENGLDPARTIVHPLVNNATIREVFAGTHLGLFPNRCEGGNNMVMCEYMACGRTVIASDSSGHADVINPAIAYPLQSYRPMVVANGGVQTGVWEEPVLEEVIETLEQVYRNRHELPGKGALAAEEMRRLTWDGAARQFHYLATKLANRAELARMQGA; encoded by the coding sequence ATGAGAGTATCCATGCCCACCGGCTCCATGCATGGCTGGGGCATCGCCGGCACCTACCTGCAGCGCGAGATCGCCAAACTCCCCCCGGTGCCGGGGGTGACGCTGCACTGCATGTCGCAGAACCTCGCGCCGCTCAACCCGGAGGCCTGGGACAGCATCAACATCGGCTACTGCTTCTTCGAGAACAGCATCGAGGTGCTCAACTTCACCCGCGCCGCGGGGCGCCAGTGGGATTTCATCGTGGCGGGCTCCAAGTGGTGCGAGTACCTGCTCCGCATCGGCGGGGTGAAAAACTGCACCACCATCCTCCAGGGGGTCGACCCTGAACGGTTCTACCCGCTGCCAATGCCGCCCGACGACCGCTTCGTGGTCTTCTCGGGGGGCAAGTTCGAACTGAGGAAAGGCCAGGACATCGTCATCGCCGCCATGAAGGTGATGATGCAGCGCCACCGCGATGTCTACCTCTCCTGCAGCTGGGCCAACCAGTGGCCCTTCTCCCTGCTCACCATGGAGAATTCCCCCTTCATCACCTACCGCCACGACGAGGCGGACTTCCTGAGCGTCCCGGGGCGTTGCGCACTCGAAAACGGGCTCGACCCGGCGCGCACCATCGTGCACCCGCTGGTGAACAACGCGACCATCAGGGAGGTCTTCGCCGGGACCCACCTCGGGCTGTTCCCGAACCGCTGCGAGGGGGGGAACAACATGGTGATGTGCGAGTACATGGCCTGCGGCAGGACCGTCATCGCTTCGGACAGCAGCGGCCACGCCGACGTGATCAACCCCGCCATCGCCTACCCGCTCCAAAGTTACCGCCCCATGGTGGTTGCCAACGGGGGCGTGCAGACCGGGGTGTGGGAGGAGCCGGTACTGGAAGAGGTTATCGAGACGCTGGAGCAGGTCTACCGCAACCGTCACGAGCTCCCCGGGAAAGGGGCGCTGGCCGCGGAGGAGATGCGCCGGCTCACCTGGGACGGCGCGGCGCGCCAGTTCCACTACCTGGCCACCAAGCTCGCCAACCGGGCCGAGCTGGCCCGGATGCAGGGTGCTTAG